From the Lolium rigidum isolate FL_2022 chromosome 2, APGP_CSIRO_Lrig_0.1, whole genome shotgun sequence genome, one window contains:
- the LOC124686269 gene encoding heavy metal-associated isoprenylated plant protein 27-like — MGVLDALSEMCPSLRTRRRIKKRPQLTTVEMKVRIDCEGCERRIRKALHGLHGVTGVEVVPKQSKVAVTGYIDDPAKVMRRVARKTGKRVEPWPYVPYDVVPHPYAPGAYDKKAPPGYVRNVVADPAAAPLARASSTELKYTSAFSDDNPNAACIVM; from the coding sequence ATGGGCGTCCTGGACGCGCTGTCGGAGATGTGCCCGTCGctgcggacgcggcggcgcatcAAGAAGCGGCCGCAGCTGACGACGGTGGAGATGAAGGTCCGGATCGACTGCGAGGGCTGCGAGCGCCGCATCCGCAAGGCCCTGCACGGCCTCCACGGCGTCACCGGCGTCGAGGTGGTGCCCAAGCAGAGCAAGGTGGCCGTCACCGGGTACATCGACGACCCGGCCAAGGTCATGCGGCGGGTGGCGCGCAAGACGGGGAAGCGGGTGGAGCCGTGGCCGTACGTGCCCTACGACGTCGTGCCGCACCCCTACGCGCCCGGCGCCTACGACAAGAAGGCGCCGCCCGGGTACGTCCGGAACGTCGTCGCCGaccccgccgccgctccgctcgccAGGGCGTCGTCGACGGAGCTGAAGTACACGTCCGCCTTCTCCGACGACAACCCCAACGCGGCGTGCATCGTCATGTAA
- the LOC124691598 gene encoding vacuolar sorting protein 3-like, with protein MGSHPAPPAPSRTALSPFATLDPAVLAALPATTPITIRSAALSAPHLLYLGTGGGKLLLFSLQTPSSPEFLRLVPTGANRPVSAILPLPSVSRVLLLADGALLLADPLLARPVRRLGSLRNVAAVAASSPSASSCSLAVAVGKKLLAIDLTLREADELEVQTREIAAGPGIDAISVLAWVGDGSVFAGASTGYSLFSTGSTGQSVDIFALPESAGSPRIRPLSGGEEVMLLVDNVGVVVDRFGHPSGSSFVFNSRPGCIAEVFPYVVVAGESKLDVYRRRNWAHLQTVTIESSRAGVLTVASDDKVVVIATAYKVFCYSKVSAVEQIKAPLRRKSYREAISLLEEFESDGEISKDMISFVHAQLGFLLFFDLRFEDAVNHFLLSETMQPAEVFPFIMRDPNRWSDLVPRKRYWGLHPPPKPLEEVIDDGLVTLQRALFLKKAGVDTVVDEDFLSNPPSRADLLELAIRNIIRYLYVAREKTLSPAEMEGVDTLLMYLYRALDLVDDMERLASSRNSCVVEELESLLENSGHQRTLAFLYGSKGMCSQAVAIWRILARNYSTGLWKDRPNLPETDSHEALAEKRSGEQIAAIEASKILQATSDQDLVLEHLGWVADIDQDLATAILTSEMREKQLSAEKVIAALDSGKVGIHQRYLQWLIEDQGCDDPHYHTSYALLLSKSAMQAFHVESNSREKDDREIDSDVQFIFSLRERLQLFLQSSDLYDPEEVLDVIEESELWLEKAILYRKMGQENIVLQILALKLEDSEAAEQYCAEIGRDDAYIQLLDLYLDPKNGREPMFTAAVRLLHNHGKYLDPIQVLERLSSDMPLQLASDTILRMLRARVHHHRQGQIVHSLSLATNLDARLTRLEERSRHVQLTDESICDSCRARLGTKLFVMYPDDSVVCYRCYRNQGDSVSRRGRNFRKDAIFKQSWLVSR; from the exons ATGGGATCCcacccggcgccgcccgcgcccTCCCGCACGGCCCTCTCCCCCTTCGCCACGCTCGACCCGGCCGTGCTCGCCGCGCTCCCGGCCACCACCCCCATCACCATCCGCTCCGCCGCGCTCTCCGCGCCGCACCTCCTCTACCTCGGCACGGGCGGCGGcaagctgctcctcttctccctcCAGACCCCCTCCTCCCCGGAGTTCCTCCGCCTCGTCCCCACCGGCGCCAACCGCCCCGTCTCCGCCATCCTCCCGCTCCCCTCCGTCTCGCGCGTGCTCCTGCTCGCCGACGGCGCCCTGCTCCTCGCCGACCCGCTCCTCGCGCGCCCCGTCCGCCGCCTCGGCTCCCTCCGcaacgtcgccgccgtcgccgcctcctccccctccgcctcctcctgctccCTCGCGGTCGCTGTCGGGAAGAAGCTGCTCGCCATCGACCTCACCCTGCGCGAGGCCGACGAGCTGGAGGTCCAGACGCGCGAGATCGCCGCGGGCCCTGGCATCGACGCCATCAGCGTGCTCGCCTGGGTCGGTGACGGCTCGGTCTTCGCTGGCGCCTCCACGGGGTACTCGCTCTTCTCCACCGGCTCAACAGGGCAGAGCGTGGACATTTTCGCTCTCCCGGAGTCGGCCGGGTCGCCCAGGATCAGGCCGCTGTCCGGGGGCGAGGAGGTAATGCTGCTGGTGGACAATGTCGGCGTGGTCGTCGACCGGTTCGGGCACCCTTCCGGGAGCAGCTTCGTGTTCAACAGCAGGCCCGGCTGCATCGCCGAGGTGTTTCCGTACGTGGTGGTGGCCGGGGAGTCAAAGTTGGACGTGTACAGGAGGAGGAATTGGGCGCACTTGCAGACCGTCACGATCGAGAGTAGCCGCGCCGGTGTGTTGACTGTGGCGAGTGATGATAAGGTCGTTGTCATCGCTACGGCTTATAAG GTTTTCTGCTACAGCAAAGTATCTGCAGTGGAACAGATCAAGGCGCCGTTGCGAAGAAAGAGTTATAGGGAAGCTATTTCTTTGTTGGAAGAGTTTGAATCTGATGGTGAAATCTCCAAGGATATGATTTCCTTTGTGCATGCACAGCTTggattcttactgttctttgactTGCGTTTTGAGGATGCTGTTAATCATTTCTTGCTGTCGGAGACTATGCAACCAGCAGAAGTATTTCCATTCATCATGCGGGATCCTAATCGCTGGTCGGATCTG gtGCCAAGAAAGCGTTATTGGGGCTTGCATCCTCCCCCTAAGCCTCTTGAAGAAGTTATTGACGATGGACTGGTAACACTTCAACGGGCATTGTTTCTCAAAAAAGCAGGTGTGGACACAGTTGTGGATGAAGATTTCCTTTCAAATCCTCCAAGTAGAGCTGATTTATTGGAACTAGCTATCAGAAATATTATCAG GTACCTGTATGTAGCACGTGAGAAGACCTTGTCTCCTGCAGAGATGGAAGGAGTTGATACTCTTCTGATGTACCTTTATAGAGCACTCGATCTTGTTGATGACATGGAGAGGCTTGCATCATCTCGAAATAGCTGTGTTGTG GAGGAACTAGAATCACTGTTGGAAAACTCTGGACATCAGCGGACACTTGCTTTCttatatggtagtaagggaatgtGCTCCCAAGCTGTTGCTATCTGGCGTATCTTAGCAAGGAATTACAGCACAGGTTTGTGGAAGGATCGTCCTAATCTGCCTGAAACGGACTCCCATGAAGCTTTGGCTGAAAAAAGGTCTGGTGAGCAAATTGCTGCTATCGAAGCCTCCAAGATACTTCAAGCAACATCTGATCAGGACCTTGTTCTGGAACATCTTGGATGG GTAGCAGACATTGATCAGGACCTTGCAACTGCAATTTTAACATCTGAGATGCGGGAAAAACAGCTTTCTGCTG AAAAGGTTATTGCTGCCCTTGATTCAGGAAAGGTTGGGATTCACCAAAG ATATTTGCAGTGGTTGATCGAGGATCAGGGCTGTGATGACCCTCACTACCACACATCATATGCACTACTGCTGTCAAAATCTGCCATGCAAGCATTTCATGTGGAGTCAAATTCCAGAGAGAAAGATGATAGAGAAATTGACTCTGATGTACAGTTCATTTTTTCGTTGAGAGAAAGGTTGCAATTATTTTTGCAATCTTCAGACTTGTATGATCCAGAAGAAGTGCTTGATGTTATAGAAGAATCTGAACTTTGGCTGGAAAAG GCAATATTATATAGGAAAATGGGCCAAGAGAACATTGTACTTCAGATACTGGCACT GAAGCTGGAGGATAGCGAAGCTGCTGAGCAGTACTGTGCAGAGATTGGTCGAGATGATGCATATATTCA GCTTTTGGATTTGTATTTGGACCCCAAAAATGGGAGAGAACCAATGTTCACAGCAGCTGTCCGACTTCTGCATAATCACGGAAAATATTTGGATCCCATACAAGTATTGGAG AGATTATCCTCCGACATGCCTCTTCAGCTAGCCTCAGATACAATTTTGCGAATGCTCAGAGCTCGGGTGCACCATCATCGCCAAGGGCAG ATAGTTCATAGTTTATCACTCGCGACAAACCTTGATGCGCGATTGACAAGATTAGAGGAGAGATCAAGGCATGTGCAGCTTACTGATGAGAGCATCTGTGATTCATGTCGAGCTCGGCTTGGCACAAAGCTGTTTGTCATGTACCCAGACGACTCAGTTGTTTGCTACAGG TGCTACCGAAACCAAGGTGATTCCGTTTCACGACGAGGCCGTAACTTCAGGAAAGATGCTATATTTAAACAGAGCTGGCTTGTCAGTAGGTAG